One Sphingomicrobium marinum genomic window carries:
- a CDS encoding glutathione S-transferase family protein: MKLFIGNRAYSSWSMRGWLALKASGVEFEELVVPLFDKDWDNQREGNEFAASAGKVPVLWDGDDVIWDSLAIIEYCADKFGRDAYWPDDLSARAMARSMAAEMHSSFPNLRRDLPMNVRRRVANHPISDEVKAEIMRILETWAQARARFGGEGDFLFGKWSAADMMYAPVVTRFVTYSVPLPNFAAAYGDAVMRHPDVMEWIELAQDEPWTIEAYEPDGAQ; encoded by the coding sequence ATGAAACTCTTTATCGGCAACCGCGCTTATTCGAGCTGGTCCATGCGCGGGTGGTTGGCGTTGAAGGCGTCGGGCGTGGAGTTCGAGGAACTCGTCGTGCCGTTGTTCGACAAGGATTGGGACAACCAGCGCGAGGGCAACGAGTTTGCCGCCAGCGCGGGCAAGGTGCCGGTGTTGTGGGATGGCGACGACGTCATCTGGGACAGCCTGGCCATCATCGAATATTGCGCCGACAAGTTCGGCCGCGACGCCTATTGGCCGGACGACCTAAGCGCGCGCGCCATGGCCCGCTCGATGGCCGCGGAGATGCATTCCAGCTTCCCTAACCTTCGCCGTGACCTGCCGATGAACGTGCGGCGTCGTGTCGCCAACCACCCCATCAGCGACGAGGTGAAGGCGGAAATCATGCGCATCCTCGAGACATGGGCGCAGGCACGCGCGCGCTTTGGCGGCGAAGGCGATTTTCTCTTCGGAAAGTGGAGCGCTGCGGACATGATGTACGCGCCGGTCGTCACGCGCTTTGTGACGTACAGCGTTCCCCTGCCCAATTTCGCCGCGGCCTATGGCGATGCCGTGATGCGCCACCCCGACGTGATGGAATGGATCGAACTCGCGCAGGATGAACCCTGGACGATCGAGGCTTACGAACCGGACGGCGCCCAATGA
- a CDS encoding Smr/MutS family protein produces MRKLGADEAALWAKVVATVEPLSRDPATREPTKSLKKMKVPPPRGDYVPPRPKTPAKPPSVVPTSGGLDGGWDKRLSQGRVAPDRVIDLHGHRLDDAWEAIDRGLGDAIASGDRLVLLITGHPPKGAPPVERGRIRAAVHDWLGASRHSGQIATVRGAHQRHGGRGALYVVLRRQR; encoded by the coding sequence GTGCGCAAGCTAGGCGCTGACGAAGCGGCCCTGTGGGCCAAAGTGGTGGCCACGGTCGAACCCTTGTCGCGCGATCCGGCGACCCGCGAACCGACGAAAAGCCTCAAGAAAATGAAGGTTCCGCCGCCGCGCGGGGACTATGTGCCGCCGCGTCCCAAAACGCCCGCGAAGCCGCCGAGCGTGGTGCCAACCAGCGGCGGGCTCGATGGCGGCTGGGACAAGCGGCTGAGCCAGGGCAGGGTTGCGCCTGATCGGGTGATCGACCTTCATGGTCATCGGCTCGATGATGCCTGGGAAGCGATCGACCGTGGTCTGGGGGATGCCATCGCATCAGGCGACAGGCTGGTCCTGCTCATCACCGGACACCCGCCAAAAGGCGCACCGCCGGTCGAGCGCGGTCGCATCCGCGCGGCAGTTCATGACTGGCTCGGCGCTTCGCGCCATAGCGGCCAAATCGCGACGGTACGCGGCGCCCACCAACGTCATGGCGGACGCGGCGCGCTCTATGTGGTGCTCCGTCGCCAGCGGTAA
- the secB gene encoding protein-export chaperone SecB, translating to MADDTPPPPPPAGDDANNAPHIASLAQYIKDLSVENPNSPAVFQWKTQPRVDVNFNIGVNAVADGVREVVLKVEASAKSDEGVHFVVDLTYCGLYGFQNITEDQLHAWFHVDAPGFLFPFARRIIADAIGDAGFPPLMIDGIDFRRAYVEQIQAQQGGTNGGTPAEPAPTADA from the coding sequence ATGGCCGACGATACGCCCCCTCCCCCGCCGCCAGCAGGCGATGACGCCAACAACGCGCCTCACATTGCGAGCCTGGCGCAGTACATCAAGGATCTTTCGGTCGAAAATCCCAATTCGCCCGCGGTGTTCCAGTGGAAAACCCAGCCGCGCGTCGACGTTAATTTCAACATCGGTGTCAATGCGGTTGCCGATGGCGTGCGCGAAGTCGTCCTCAAGGTCGAAGCCAGCGCCAAGTCGGACGAAGGCGTCCACTTCGTCGTCGACCTGACCTATTGCGGGCTTTACGGCTTCCAGAACATCACCGAAGACCAGCTGCATGCGTGGTTCCACGTCGATGCGCCGGGCTTCCTGTTCCCGTTCGCCCGCCGCATCATTGCCGATGCCATCGGCGATGCGGGCTTCCCTCCGCTGATGATCGACGGCATCGATTTTCGCCGCGCCTATGTCGAGCAGATTCAAGCCCAGCAGGGTGGCACCAACGGCGGCACCCCCGCCGAGCCCGCCCCGACGGCGGACGCCTAA
- the yidC gene encoding membrane protein insertase YidC, producing MGDNKNLILALVLSAMVLFGWSILFPTSTEDLPAEQPVNEQVVPNAGDTVAANDAAPLPPRSLEDALGGNSRVAIETPRLDGSINLIGGRIDDLTMTDHSVELDDESGPVRLLSPSRTPDAYFTEFGWTSDGIEVPTSTTRWTSDGEVLTPQTPVTLSWSNDSGQTFKLIFAVDENYLFTVDQRIENRGPGAVGVGTYARARRAGIDESRTMFNVHNGPMGVFNNEATYDVDYDDLEDEGAQTFSTTGGWIGFTDKYWLTALIPSQNTPVRATMQAIKGDGGDVTGYQTDYVGSGMIVEPGTAKIVESRLFAGAKEKKLLDEYEDAGVQRLSKSIDWGWFEWFMRPIFDLLRWLFMVTGNFGVAIILLTVLVRLVLYPIANKQFRSFAGMRRVQPKLKALQDRYKDDKPKLQQEMMKLYQAEKINPLAGCLPILLQIPIFYALYKVLLVSVEMRHQPFVLWLKDLSAPDPLTPVNLFGLLDFTPPSFIAIGVLPILLGVSMWLQFKLNPTPVTDPVQKQIFGIMPWVLMVVMAPFAAGLQLYWVANNILTLAQQKFFYWRYDKDNPPDVVEAKATKA from the coding sequence TTGGGCGATAACAAGAACCTCATCCTCGCACTGGTGCTCAGCGCCATGGTGCTATTCGGCTGGTCGATCCTGTTCCCGACCTCGACCGAAGACCTGCCCGCCGAGCAGCCGGTCAACGAACAGGTGGTGCCAAACGCAGGCGATACCGTCGCCGCCAACGACGCCGCGCCCCTGCCGCCGCGCAGCCTTGAGGATGCGCTGGGAGGAAACAGCCGCGTCGCCATCGAAACGCCGCGTCTCGATGGTTCGATCAACCTCATCGGCGGTCGCATCGACGACCTGACCATGACCGATCATAGCGTCGAACTGGACGACGAAAGCGGGCCGGTACGCCTGCTGTCGCCAAGCCGCACGCCCGACGCCTATTTCACCGAGTTCGGATGGACCAGCGATGGTATCGAGGTCCCGACCTCGACAACGCGGTGGACCAGCGACGGCGAGGTCCTGACCCCGCAGACGCCGGTCACGCTGAGCTGGTCGAACGATAGCGGGCAGACGTTCAAGCTTATTTTCGCAGTTGATGAGAATTACCTCTTCACCGTCGACCAGCGCATCGAAAATCGCGGCCCGGGCGCGGTCGGTGTCGGCACCTATGCCCGCGCACGCCGCGCCGGCATCGACGAAAGCCGCACGATGTTCAACGTGCACAACGGTCCGATGGGCGTCTTCAACAATGAAGCGACCTACGACGTCGATTATGACGATCTCGAAGACGAAGGCGCCCAGACCTTCAGCACGACGGGCGGCTGGATCGGTTTCACCGACAAATATTGGCTGACCGCGCTGATCCCCTCACAAAATACGCCGGTGCGCGCAACGATGCAGGCGATCAAGGGCGATGGCGGCGACGTCACCGGCTACCAGACCGATTATGTCGGCAGCGGCATGATCGTCGAGCCCGGCACCGCCAAGATCGTCGAATCGCGCCTCTTTGCCGGCGCCAAGGAAAAGAAGCTCCTCGACGAATATGAGGATGCGGGCGTCCAGCGCCTGTCCAAATCGATCGATTGGGGCTGGTTCGAATGGTTCATGCGCCCGATCTTCGACCTGCTGCGCTGGCTCTTCATGGTCACCGGCAATTTCGGTGTCGCGATCATCCTGCTCACCGTGCTGGTGCGCCTCGTCCTCTATCCCATCGCCAACAAGCAGTTTCGCAGCTTCGCGGGCATGCGCCGCGTCCAGCCAAAGTTGAAGGCGCTGCAGGATCGATACAAGGACGACAAGCCCAAGCTCCAGCAGGAAATGATGAAGCTTTACCAGGCCGAGAAGATCAATCCGCTCGCCGGCTGCCTGCCGATCCTGTTGCAGATTCCGATCTTCTACGCGCTCTACAAGGTGCTGCTTGTCAGCGTCGAAATGCGTCACCAGCCCTTCGTGCTGTGGCTCAAGGACTTGTCGGCGCCCGATCCGCTAACGCCGGTCAACCTGTTTGGCCTGCTCGACTTCACGCCGCCGAGCTTCATTGCGATCGGCGTACTGCCGATCCTGCTGGGCGTGTCGATGTGGCTGCAGTTCAAGCTCAATCCGACGCCGGTGACCGATCCGGTCCAGAAGCAGATTTTCGGCATCATGCCGTGGGTGCTGATGGTCGTGATGGCGCCGTTCGCGGCGGGCCTGCAGCTTTACTGGGTCGCCAACAACATCCTGACGCTGGCACAGCAGAAGTTCTTTTACTGGCGCTACGACAAGGATAATCCGCCCGACGTGGTCGAGGCCAAGGCTACGAAGGCCTAG
- a CDS encoding glycosyltransferase family 39 protein yields the protein MTKLSGHRSEGGILAMVRTQWWLAVIVLSGFAIRMINIGAPPLWGDEALTLVISDFSLRDLFIRPVDPTPGLYYAVHKSVLPFGHDPWVHRIPLLVFGTLTIPATFVLGRNVGGTRVGLFTAACSAFAFPLIDYSQEARAYSLLVLLTTLSAAGACGIFGREKTERAGWTGLFWTAGILSIYTHPVGWFWFVPAVATVLLIRVHTKECSFMRAVFIGLATVLLVAPEARRLTQFAAVDAGGFDWNTQWSGAELFVRLGGLVLPSHLEPLGPVASPLMHFLFLLCLGALMLLTYSFWKARVGQTVSFSTMVLLSILASLPILLWTVGFLTTPVLLTRTMLPTIPAYFVLYGLLSRRLSLLGSTFCVALFLAESLFLLPIAHKDARSWPTVVTPLERQQDTDVLVICPENRGAAMLALRPDLSNFEKVLFVSDLGLVALQGPLTLDSFSEAVWKPLTPANREVNVIRKKTIAIRSLVMVDIYCSSPKSRPWERDMLGVVGIDADSNSHSRIIGHTVSRYEWDAPKALDYIVLGSKL from the coding sequence GTGACGAAGCTGAGCGGACATAGAAGTGAGGGGGGCATCTTGGCAATGGTGCGCACTCAGTGGTGGCTCGCTGTGATCGTTTTATCTGGTTTCGCCATCCGCATGATAAATATCGGGGCCCCTCCATTGTGGGGTGACGAAGCGCTGACTTTAGTCATATCTGATTTCAGTCTACGAGACCTCTTCATTCGGCCTGTCGATCCCACTCCCGGCCTTTATTATGCGGTACACAAAAGCGTCTTGCCGTTCGGACACGATCCCTGGGTACATCGCATCCCGTTGCTTGTATTCGGCACGCTGACAATACCTGCTACCTTTGTGTTAGGTCGGAATGTAGGTGGAACGCGGGTCGGCCTATTTACTGCGGCCTGCAGCGCATTCGCGTTTCCGCTAATTGATTACTCTCAAGAAGCCCGTGCTTATTCATTGCTGGTCCTACTGACCACACTTTCCGCTGCGGGGGCGTGCGGAATATTTGGTCGCGAAAAGACAGAACGTGCCGGTTGGACGGGGCTGTTTTGGACTGCGGGTATTCTGTCCATTTACACACATCCGGTGGGTTGGTTTTGGTTTGTTCCCGCTGTCGCAACGGTGCTTTTGATTCGGGTCCACACAAAAGAGTGCAGCTTCATGCGCGCGGTTTTTATTGGCCTTGCAACCGTTCTGCTTGTTGCGCCAGAAGCCCGGCGCCTCACCCAATTTGCGGCAGTGGATGCCGGTGGTTTTGACTGGAACACGCAGTGGTCAGGGGCTGAGCTTTTCGTTAGGCTTGGAGGATTGGTTCTTCCCTCCCATCTGGAGCCGCTTGGGCCGGTGGCCAGTCCCCTGATGCATTTCCTTTTCTTATTGTGCCTCGGCGCGCTGATGCTTCTGACTTACTCTTTCTGGAAAGCCCGTGTTGGACAGACCGTGTCATTTTCCACGATGGTCCTTTTATCGATTTTAGCCAGTCTTCCAATCTTACTTTGGACGGTCGGTTTTCTGACCACACCAGTGTTGCTTACGCGAACCATGTTGCCGACCATTCCAGCTTATTTCGTATTGTACGGACTTCTGAGTAGGCGCTTGTCGCTCCTTGGTAGCACTTTCTGTGTGGCACTCTTTCTTGCAGAAAGCCTTTTTCTACTTCCGATAGCCCACAAAGATGCTCGTTCATGGCCAACCGTGGTAACTCCGTTGGAAAGACAACAAGACACGGATGTCTTGGTAATTTGTCCAGAGAACCGGGGAGCGGCCATGCTGGCCCTCCGTCCGGATTTGTCGAATTTTGAAAAGGTCCTATTCGTTTCCGATCTTGGTTTGGTTGCGTTGCAAGGCCCCTTGACCCTGGACTCATTCTCTGAGGCGGTTTGGAAGCCGCTCACTCCCGCAAATCGCGAAGTTAATGTGATCCGCAAAAAAACGATTGCAATCCGCTCGCTAGTGATGGTCGACATTTATTGTTCTAGTCCGAAATCACGACCATGGGAGCGCGATATGTTAGGCGTGGTCGGGATCGATGCAGATAGCAATTCTCACTCAAGAATTATTGGTCACACTGTTAGTCGGTATGAGTGGGATGCGCCCAAAGCGCTGGATTACATTGTTCTCGGATCTAAGCTCTGA
- a CDS encoding Tim44/TimA family putative adaptor protein has translation MTALVILALVALFVGLRLYSVLGERTGHEQTFAKEPDAPVKKPDNPKLQGQTTATDDSGNAYLPLAGPGVRALLAADPGFDVARFLEGAEGAYRMILEAFWKGELEEVRTLVGPEVYEAFAGAVDAREDAGLKLDNRLVHIDQSVIAAAELHDSVAEVTVRFEADIAAVTRNADGDVVAGSLDDAVQTRDRWTFRRDIADSDPNWILVETDEEE, from the coding sequence TTGACCGCACTCGTCATACTCGCCCTTGTCGCCCTGTTCGTGGGGCTGCGCCTTTATAGCGTTCTCGGTGAGCGCACGGGGCATGAGCAGACCTTTGCCAAGGAGCCTGATGCGCCGGTCAAGAAACCCGACAATCCCAAGCTGCAGGGCCAGACGACCGCGACCGACGATTCGGGCAATGCCTATCTTCCGCTGGCCGGCCCCGGCGTCCGCGCGCTGCTGGCTGCCGATCCGGGCTTTGACGTTGCGCGGTTCCTCGAAGGCGCCGAAGGTGCCTATCGCATGATCCTCGAAGCTTTCTGGAAAGGCGAGCTCGAAGAGGTTCGGACCCTCGTCGGTCCCGAAGTCTACGAAGCCTTTGCCGGCGCCGTCGATGCGCGGGAAGATGCAGGCCTCAAGCTCGACAATCGCCTGGTCCACATCGACCAGTCGGTCATCGCCGCAGCCGAGCTTCACGATTCGGTGGCGGAGGTCACGGTCCGTTTCGAGGCGGACATCGCCGCTGTCACGCGAAACGCCGACGGCGATGTTGTCGCAGGTTCGCTCGACGATGCGGTGCAAACGCGCGATCGCTGGACTTTCCGCCGCGACATAGCGGACAGCGATCCCAACTGGATCCTCGTCGAGACTGACGAAGAAGAATGA
- the yihA gene encoding ribosome biogenesis GTP-binding protein YihA/YsxC → MTREEEARKLLTGRVEFLLSAPQLKFLPDPIAPEVAFAGRSNVGKSSLLNALTGRKKLARASVTPGRTQELNFFEVGDPLALRLVDMPGYGFAKAPVNVVKKWRNLVESYLKGRAALQRCFLLIDSRRGIMDVDRDMMKMMDGAAITYQIVLTKTDKVKAKDKVKIEEAVAAEAKKHPAAFPELIVTSAEKGYGMEELRTAVLDAIRA, encoded by the coding sequence ATGACGCGTGAGGAAGAGGCGCGAAAATTGCTGACAGGCCGGGTGGAGTTTCTCCTCTCGGCCCCGCAGCTCAAGTTCCTGCCCGATCCGATCGCGCCCGAAGTCGCCTTCGCCGGACGTTCCAATGTCGGCAAGTCGAGCCTTCTCAACGCGCTCACCGGTCGCAAGAAGCTCGCCCGCGCCTCGGTCACCCCAGGGCGCACGCAGGAATTGAACTTCTTCGAAGTGGGCGATCCGCTTGCGCTGCGCCTTGTCGACATGCCGGGCTATGGTTTTGCCAAGGCGCCGGTCAATGTCGTCAAGAAATGGCGCAATCTGGTCGAAAGCTATCTGAAGGGCCGCGCCGCGCTCCAGCGCTGCTTTCTCCTCATCGACAGTCGCCGCGGCATCATGGACGTTGATCGCGACATGATGAAGATGATGGACGGCGCCGCGATCACCTACCAGATCGTCCTGACCAAAACCGACAAGGTGAAGGCCAAGGACAAGGTGAAGATCGAGGAGGCCGTCGCAGCCGAAGCTAAAAAACATCCCGCCGCCTTTCCCGAATTGATCGTTACGAGCGCCGAGAAGGGCTACGGCATGGAAGAACTGCGCACCGCAGTGCTAGATGCGATCAGAGCTTAG
- the dapE gene encoding succinyl-diaminopimelate desuccinylase has translation MSAVELAMRLIACHSVTPAKGPVFDVLEGALAPLGFTCHRFVLGEEPDGPTENMVAIRDTGQPGPHFAFAGHLDVVPPGDGWTHDAFEPQVEDGVLTGRGACDMKSAIACMVAALEGNLPDTGTLSFLITGDEEGYATYGTPRIIDWLKEHSITPDMILIGEPTSVDTLGDTVKVGRRGSLNVWIEMPGHQGHVAYPHLAENPVPPLARIVSALDAWVIDEGSDAFQPSNLEFVSLTTSTNASNVIPGMATAQLNIRFTDLQTGKGLSEELTRRVHDVEPEAIVRTRISGESFLTPSGELYDVVVAAIKEETGIETNLSTKGGTSDGRFLIEIAPVIDFGLPNATMHKIGEAARIEDIEALTRIYRNVLKRVFS, from the coding sequence ATGAGCGCTGTCGAGCTGGCAATGAGGCTGATCGCCTGCCACAGCGTCACGCCCGCGAAGGGGCCGGTGTTCGACGTGCTCGAAGGAGCGCTCGCGCCACTCGGTTTTACCTGCCACCGCTTCGTGCTTGGCGAAGAGCCCGATGGCCCGACCGAAAATATGGTCGCCATTCGCGATACCGGGCAACCGGGCCCGCATTTCGCGTTCGCCGGCCATCTCGACGTCGTCCCTCCAGGTGATGGATGGACGCACGATGCCTTCGAGCCCCAAGTAGAAGACGGTGTGCTGACGGGCCGCGGCGCCTGCGACATGAAGAGCGCGATCGCCTGCATGGTCGCCGCGCTCGAAGGCAACCTGCCCGACACAGGCACCCTCTCCTTCCTGATCACGGGCGATGAAGAAGGCTACGCCACCTACGGCACGCCGCGCATTATCGATTGGCTCAAGGAACATTCCATCACGCCCGACATGATCCTCATCGGCGAACCGACGTCGGTCGACACGCTTGGTGACACGGTGAAAGTCGGTCGACGCGGGTCGTTGAATGTCTGGATCGAGATGCCCGGCCACCAGGGCCATGTCGCCTATCCCCACCTTGCCGAGAACCCGGTGCCCCCGCTGGCGCGCATCGTCAGTGCGCTCGATGCGTGGGTGATCGACGAAGGGAGCGATGCTTTCCAGCCGTCCAATCTCGAGTTTGTGTCGCTGACCACCAGCACCAATGCTTCGAACGTCATCCCGGGCATGGCCACCGCTCAGCTGAACATCCGCTTCACCGATTTGCAGACGGGCAAGGGTCTATCCGAAGAGTTGACGCGCCGCGTCCATGACGTCGAACCCGAGGCTATCGTGCGCACACGGATTTCCGGCGAAAGTTTCCTTACGCCATCTGGCGAGCTTTACGATGTCGTCGTGGCCGCGATCAAAGAGGAGACCGGCATCGAGACCAATCTGTCGACCAAGGGCGGTACGTCCGACGGGCGTTTCCTTATCGAAATAGCCCCCGTGATTGATTTCGGACTACCCAATGCGACCATGCACAAGATCGGCGAAGCAGCGCGCATCGAGGATATCGAAGCGCTCACCCGCATCTATCGAAATGTCTTGAAAAGGGTGTTCAGCTAA
- the mltA gene encoding murein transglycosylase A has translation MLSTTEAARALDAFKISCPRLVSRNDQSGLTRTEDWVPLCTKAASLSPIDAASFFARDFAWVEVGAGEAFATGYFEPRIRGSLTRRPGYETPIYAVPDDLTRGTFSDGSGEGRGRYDENGNFVLYHDRTAIEEGALEGRGLEIAWAADPVELFFLQIQGSGQLLLPDGRVARIGYANQNGREYVAIGRLLRERGLLEGGITMQRIVDWLKANPEAGRDLMRENKSYIFFRLIEGPGPLGALNVPVTPRGTVAADPKFVPLGAPVWLNLEADVADGLWIAQDTGGAIKGANRFDTFWGAGDDARTIAGGMASRGSARILLPKSAARRAQARR, from the coding sequence ATGCTGTCCACGACGGAAGCGGCGCGTGCACTCGATGCTTTCAAGATCAGTTGTCCGCGGCTCGTCAGCCGCAACGATCAGTCGGGGCTCACTCGGACCGAGGACTGGGTGCCGCTATGCACCAAGGCGGCCAGCCTTTCACCGATCGACGCGGCAAGCTTTTTCGCGCGCGACTTTGCCTGGGTCGAAGTAGGCGCGGGCGAGGCGTTCGCGACCGGCTATTTCGAGCCCCGCATTCGCGGATCGCTGACCCGCCGCCCCGGATACGAGACGCCGATCTATGCGGTACCCGACGATCTCACGCGCGGCACCTTTTCTGACGGGAGTGGTGAAGGTCGCGGGCGATACGACGAGAACGGCAACTTCGTTCTCTATCACGACAGAACGGCGATCGAAGAGGGGGCGCTGGAAGGGCGCGGGCTCGAGATCGCGTGGGCCGCCGATCCCGTCGAGCTCTTTTTCCTGCAAATCCAGGGGTCGGGGCAATTGCTGCTCCCTGACGGGCGCGTCGCACGCATCGGCTACGCGAACCAGAATGGCCGCGAATATGTCGCCATCGGTCGGTTGCTACGCGAACGCGGGTTGCTCGAGGGCGGCATTACCATGCAGCGCATCGTCGACTGGCTCAAGGCCAATCCCGAAGCGGGCCGCGACCTGATGCGCGAGAACAAATCCTATATCTTCTTCCGGCTGATCGAGGGCCCCGGGCCGCTCGGGGCATTGAATGTGCCGGTAACGCCGCGCGGAACCGTGGCCGCCGACCCGAAGTTCGTGCCGCTCGGTGCGCCCGTCTGGCTCAATCTGGAAGCCGACGTCGCGGATGGGCTGTGGATCGCGCAGGATACGGGCGGTGCGATCAAGGGTGCCAATCGGTTCGACACTTTCTGGGGTGCCGGCGACGACGCGCGCACGATCGCGGGCGGCATGGCCAGCCGCGGGTCGGCGCGTATCCTTCTTCCCAAATCGGCGGCGCGCCGTGCGCAAGCTAGGCGCTGA
- a CDS encoding putative bifunctional diguanylate cyclase/phosphodiesterase: protein MKKVSALKISNVILSGLAGLASFVFSLAVFLHIHEINQQVLASIVAGLFCLIISYIAAERPDTKSVKAMRDLGDRLLAVEQGDLTSPAPESVQKSLPEVASAVDTLFAEVRTSIENAHALGMFDPVTSLPNRLHFRAEADKMLASRKDGERAAMLFVDLDRFKAVNDSLGHARGDQLLTMVANRLRVVVTAEGEGDGASRPLLARLAGDEFTIFFPGIVSEDHAERIGRRIAISISEPFELHGHSIDIGASVGVAMCPENGAKIETLMRSADIAMYRAKSLGGGRHVLFSAELQRQYEQKVSIEKALTQALHNGEFTLAVQPQLDLVTGDISGAEALLRWQHEDGVRMPESFMGVAESCGIIADIGDWVMEECAAILGQWQQEGKPRRLAFNISPRQLDRADFFDRLRAIFEDAGVPLSLVELEFTESTAMRVSREQQAQIAALRADGAYIVIDDFGTGYSNIARLRTMPLDRVKLDPSLVVDIDKDDQARDIVQAVITLVRSVGAQIVAEAIENSDQADILRAMGVRTVQGFVFAEPMEVDQFFDWVANADRAVANRVS from the coding sequence ATGAAAAAAGTCAGCGCCCTCAAGATTTCCAATGTCATCCTGTCGGGGTTGGCGGGGCTGGCTTCGTTCGTCTTTTCGCTGGCTGTCTTCCTTCATATCCATGAGATCAACCAGCAGGTATTGGCCTCGATCGTCGCGGGCCTGTTCTGCCTGATCATCAGCTATATCGCAGCGGAGCGTCCCGATACCAAAAGCGTCAAGGCGATGCGCGATCTCGGTGACCGCCTGCTCGCGGTCGAGCAGGGCGACCTGACCAGCCCTGCTCCCGAAAGCGTCCAAAAGTCGCTTCCCGAAGTGGCGAGCGCGGTTGATACGCTTTTTGCCGAGGTGCGCACGTCGATCGAAAATGCGCATGCCCTGGGCATGTTCGATCCGGTCACGTCGCTTCCCAACCGACTGCATTTCCGCGCCGAGGCCGACAAGATGTTGGCGAGCCGCAAGGATGGCGAACGCGCCGCGATGTTGTTCGTCGATCTCGACCGGTTCAAGGCCGTCAACGACAGTCTTGGCCATGCCCGCGGCGATCAGTTGCTGACGATGGTGGCCAACCGCCTGCGTGTCGTGGTGACGGCCGAAGGCGAGGGGGATGGAGCCTCTCGCCCCCTGCTGGCGCGCCTTGCAGGCGATGAGTTCACGATCTTCTTCCCCGGTATCGTCAGCGAGGACCACGCCGAGCGGATCGGTCGGCGGATCGCGATCTCGATCAGTGAACCTTTCGAGCTTCACGGTCATTCGATCGATATCGGCGCGTCGGTCGGTGTGGCCATGTGCCCCGAAAATGGCGCCAAGATCGAGACGCTGATGCGCTCGGCCGATATCGCCATGTACCGCGCCAAGTCGCTTGGCGGCGGGCGTCATGTGCTATTTTCGGCCGAATTGCAGCGCCAGTACGAACAGAAAGTCTCGATTGAGAAAGCGCTGACGCAAGCCCTCCACAACGGCGAATTTACGCTCGCCGTGCAGCCGCAACTCGATCTGGTAACCGGCGACATCAGCGGGGCGGAAGCCTTGCTCCGCTGGCAACACGAAGATGGCGTGCGCATGCCCGAAAGCTTCATGGGCGTTGCCGAAAGCTGCGGCATCATCGCCGACATCGGCGACTGGGTGATGGAAGAATGCGCGGCGATCCTTGGCCAGTGGCAGCAAGAAGGCAAGCCGCGCCGTCTCGCCTTCAACATCAGTCCGCGGCAACTCGACCGCGCCGACTTCTTCGATCGGCTGCGCGCCATATTCGAGGACGCGGGAGTGCCGCTGAGCCTCGTCGAACTCGAATTTACCGAATCAACCGCGATGCGTGTCAGCCGCGAACAGCAGGCGCAGATCGCCGCACTTCGCGCCGATGGTGCTTATATCGTGATCGACGACTTCGGTACCGGCTATTCGAACATTGCGCGACTGCGCACCATGCCGCTCGACCGCGTCAAGCTCGATCCCAGCCTGGTGGTGGATATCGACAAGGACGACCAGGCGCGCGACATCGTGCAGGCTGTCATCACGCTCGTGCGTTCGGTCGGCGCGCAAATCGTCGCGGAAGCCATCGAAAATAGCGATCAGGCCGATATTTTGCGCGCCATGGGTGTGCGCACGGTGCAGGGCTTCGTGTTCGCCGAACCGATGGAAGTCGACCAGTTCTTCGACTGGGTCGCCAACGCCGACCGCGCCGTGGCGAACAGGGTTAGCTGA